A window of Aquibium oceanicum genomic DNA:
GCACTTCATCGTCATCACCGAGCCCGAGTTGAAAGAGAAGATCGCCGGCTACTTCGTCGAGGAACAACGCCGCCGCGCCAAGCTCAAGATGAAGTTCCCGACGCCCGACTATCGCGGGCTCGCCACCGCGCCGGGCTTCATCGTTGTGGCGACCGATTTCCGCTGGGTCTCCGCCTTTCCGGTGCTGAAGGACGACACGTCGGACCTGAACCGGATGTACCGGGAGAATGCCGAGCGCATCCTCCTCCAGTCGGTCGCGGCCGCCACCATGTCGGCCCATCTCGCCGCCGCAGCACTCGGCTACAATGTTTGGTGGATCACCGCGATCGGCCAGGAAGCTGCGCAGGAGGCGATGAAGCCGCTGCTCGGCATTCCCGAGGAGCTTTCGGTGCTCGACATCATGGCCTTCGGTCCGCCGGCCAAGGCGCCCTACAAGCGCTGGCGCAAGCCGCTGGAGGAGATCGCCAACTGGAACCGGTTCGATCCCGCGCACCACATGACCGGCGAGGAACTGGAGGACTGGATCCAGACCCGCCGCCACCGCGTCATGTTCAAGGACGCCTCGAAGGTCGACTGATCGGCCGACGATAAGAAAAGAGATCGGAAACGCCATGGCTACCCCCGACCGCTCGCCCCGCCTCGCCGTCCTGATCGACGCCGACAACGCGTCCGCCAGGATCGCCGACGGCCTGTTCGAGGAGATCGCCAAGATCGGCGAGGCCAGCGTGCGCCGCATCTACGGCGACTTTTCCAGCACTCGCTCGAAGGCCTGGATCGAAGTCTTGGCCAAGCACGCCATCGTGCCGCATCAGCAGTTCGCCTACACGACCGGCAAGAACGCCTCCGACATCACGCTGGTCATCGACGCCATGGACCTTCTGCATTCCGGCCGTTTCGACGGCTTCTGCCTCGTGTCGTCCGACAGCGACTTCACGCGGCTCGCCTCGCGCATCCGCGAGCAGGGCATCGACGTGTTCGGCTTCGGCGAGCAGAAGACGCCCGAAAGTTTCCGCCAGGCATGCCGGCGCTTCATCTACACCGAGAACCTGCTGCCCGGCGCGGCCAACGACAGTTCCGACAGCGGCGACGAACGCCCGACCGGGACGCTGCAGCCGCCCAGCGCCGCCGTCCCGCTGATCCGTCGCGTGCTGGCCGAGATGGAGAGCCCCGACGGCTGGGTGCATCTGGGCGGCGTCGGCACGCAGCTGGTCAACCGCTACCCGGATTTCGATCCGCGCTCCTACGGCTTTCGCAAGCTGTCGGATCTCGTGCGAAAGACCGGCGCCTACGAGGTGAAGTCCGGCCCGGGCACCTCGCTGGTCATGCGGCCGACACCCAAGGCGGCGGAGACGAAAGCCGCGGAGCCGGCCGCCAAGCCGCGGTCGCGGCGCAGGACGTCGGCCAGGCGAAGACGGACGCGAAGTAGCGGGGACGGGCATGGAGACGGCAGGGTCGAGCTTCGGACGTCATCGCAAGATCATGCCATTCGATCCGGCTGGCGGCCCCGGCGGCGCAACCGACGAGGCGGCGCTCCGGCGCGCCTCGCGCGAAAAGGCCGCGGCGCTGAACAGCCACGTGCTCGGCTACGGCGCGCTTGCCGAGGCGGAATGGGCGGCGGCGGGTATCGCAGCACCCGATCTCCCAGCCATGCGCCGCTATCGCCTCGACCGCATCCGCGCCGAACTGAAGCGGCGAGATCTCGCCGGCGCCCTGCTCTACGACCCGGTCAATATCCGCTACGCGACCGATTCCACCAACATGCAGCTCTGGGTTGCCCACAACCCCACGCGCCACTGCTTCGTGGCGACCGAGGGGCCGGTGGTACTGTTCGACTATTTTTCCTGCGAGCACCTGTCGGACCATTCCGGTGTGGTCGACGAGGTCCGGCCGGCGGTGTCGTGGATGTATCTTTACGGCGGCGAGTTGACCGAAAGGAAAGTCCGCCGCTGGGCCGCCGGCATCGCGGACCTCGTGCGCGAACACGGCGGCGGAAATGCCCGCCTCGCGGTCGACCACCTGAATCCAGAAGGCGTGGCCGAACTCGCCCGCCTCGGCGTGTCCATTCACAACGGCGAAGCCGTGATGGAGAATGCCCGCCTGATAAAATCGTCCGACGAGATCCTCGCCATGCGCCGCGCCATCGGCGCCTGCGAGGCAGCGATGACAGAAATGGAAGCCGCGTTGACCCCCGGCATCTCGGAAAACGCGCTCTGGGCCGAACTCCACCGCGGCAACATCGCGCGCGGCGGCGAGTGGATCGAGACGCGGCTTCTCGCCTCCGGCCCGCGCACCAACCCCTGGTTCCAGGAGTGCTCCTCGCGCATCGTGGAGGCGGGCGATCTCGTCGCCTTCGATACCGACCTCATCGGCCCCTACGGCTTCTGCGCCGACATCTCGCGCACCTGGCTCGCCGGCGACGTGCGCCCGACGAACGAGCAGCGCGACCTCTACCGCATCGCCGCCGACCAGATCGCGGCGAACACCGAGCTGATGCGGCCGGGCGTCTCCTTTCGCGACCTGGTGGAACGTTCAGTCGTGCCGCCCGGCGACTGCTACCCCACCCGCTATGGCGTCCTCTATCACGGCGTCGGCCTCGCAGACGAATACCCCACCCTGCCGCATGCCTCCGACTGGACCGACGATACGCCCGACGGCATCCTGGAGCCGGGCATGGTGCTGTGCGTGGAAAGTTACATCGGCCGGCTCGGCGGCCGCGAGGGCGTCAAGATCGAGGAGCAGATCTTGATCACCGAGGTGGGCAACGAGAAACTCTCAGCCTATCCGCTCGACGAGCGGCTCCTCGGCGCCTGAGGCTGCCAGTACGCATCGCGAGAAAGACTACCGCTGGTCGCGGTTCCGCGAGGCCGCGCCGGGCGGCGGTTCGCGCCGCTGCCGCTCCCGCACATAGGCGAAGGCCAGGATGCCGATGATCGCGATCGACGATCCGATCATGCCGAATAGCCAGAACATCTGGTCCCCCATCGTCCATCCCCTCTCGGCCCCGAAGCCACAAGTTTCCGGCTGCCGCGCCCTTGCCCAGTCTGCGCGACCGGAGCCGATCGATCAACCGCCTGTGCCGATTGCCAGTTTGAACGTCGGCGCCAGGCGCGAGCACACATAGGGCAGTCCCTTGCGCCGCGCCGTCCACCCTGCCACGACGAGGTCGGCCGCCTTCGGCTCGAAGCGCCCGATCAGGTGCCAGCTGCGGCAGTCGACGGCGCAGACGTCCGCCCTGCCCTCCGCCACCGCCACGGCCGATGCGCGGTGGGACCCGGTCTCGACGCGTTCGCCGAAGAGCGCGAGCGACTGTCCGACCGCATCGAGGTCGCGGGTGAGCGCGATGAGGCCGGACATGGAATCCTGTGAATTGTAGGCGAGCCGCGCGCCGCGCATGGCCTCGAGCGACAGCACCGCCTCGCCGTTATCCGGCGGTTCCCGGCCCGCCGCCTCGCCCCCCCGCATCAGCACCGCACTCGAATAGAGTTCCCCCTGCCCGCCATCGAAAGCAGTGTAGTCCGGCTGAGCGACGACCCGCACATGCTCCTGAAGCCCGAGCTCCATCGGCCCCCAGCAGGTCTGCGCGAAGAGGAGTTTCGGGTGGCGCCAGAGCGTCTGCACGTCGAGTTCGTCCGGCGGCAGCGTCGCCGGATCGGGCGCAATCACCCGCCCCTCCCTGTCGCGGATGCCGCCCGGCACCGCCGGCA
This region includes:
- a CDS encoding nitroreductase family protein, whose amino-acid sequence is MKADAEALSPEELLEAEAAVDLPEIGARDRYDALMKVVTNRVTVRAFDPDFEVPREHFEMILEAARHAPSGANAQPWHFIVITEPELKEKIAGYFVEEQRRRAKLKMKFPTPDYRGLATAPGFIVVATDFRWVSAFPVLKDDTSDLNRMYRENAERILLQSVAAATMSAHLAAAALGYNVWWITAIGQEAAQEAMKPLLGIPEELSVLDIMAFGPPAKAPYKRWRKPLEEIANWNRFDPAHHMTGEELEDWIQTRRHRVMFKDASKVD
- a CDS encoding M24 family metallopeptidase, translated to METAGSSFGRHRKIMPFDPAGGPGGATDEAALRRASREKAAALNSHVLGYGALAEAEWAAAGIAAPDLPAMRRYRLDRIRAELKRRDLAGALLYDPVNIRYATDSTNMQLWVAHNPTRHCFVATEGPVVLFDYFSCEHLSDHSGVVDEVRPAVSWMYLYGGELTERKVRRWAAGIADLVREHGGGNARLAVDHLNPEGVAELARLGVSIHNGEAVMENARLIKSSDEILAMRRAIGACEAAMTEMEAALTPGISENALWAELHRGNIARGGEWIETRLLASGPRTNPWFQECSSRIVEAGDLVAFDTDLIGPYGFCADISRTWLAGDVRPTNEQRDLYRIAADQIAANTELMRPGVSFRDLVERSVVPPGDCYPTRYGVLYHGVGLADEYPTLPHASDWTDDTPDGILEPGMVLCVESYIGRLGGREGVKIEEQILITEVGNEKLSAYPLDERLLGA
- a CDS encoding phosphate/phosphite/phosphonate ABC transporter substrate-binding protein; amino-acid sequence: MSDFIAALPMYDWPEVRGEVDADWAAIRDRLRAQGVEAPEGLTRRNGDMPAVPGGIRDREGRVIAPDPATLPPDELDVQTLWRHPKLLFAQTCWGPMELGLQEHVRVVAQPDYTAFDGGQGELYSSAVLMRGGEAAGREPPDNGEAVLSLEAMRGARLAYNSQDSMSGLIALTRDLDAVGQSLALFGERVETGSHRASAVAVAEGRADVCAVDCRSWHLIGRFEPKAADLVVAGWTARRKGLPYVCSRLAPTFKLAIGTGG